aatcttagaATCATCAAGTTTTTGTATGTCATGAAGTTAATGCAATGTCTGATTTTGGTATTTGGGATGCATTTTGGTACACGGAATTTCTaagatttacattatttattagctTTACTTACTTagctttacttaaaatttccCTTTAATTCTGTTATATAagattttcaattgaaataaattcatttaaatgagaTCTGCTTTACTGTCAGTTACATCGATTTCAATTATGACATTTGTACGTTTCAATTGATTACATCTCGacatatttctcttaatttttctctattttctcATTGTTCTGATTACTACTTATTTTTCTCAATCTTccctcataaaactttttttaatgcaataataaaaattgtttgtaggcaaattttgaatatttcatatagtcaaaaaaagaatttataaataaaataaaataatattaagtaaataaataaataaaataaaataaataaatgaaatgaaaaaagttttaaaaagataattggtGAGATTGAATACAAACTGATTTGAGTACTTAATAGTCATCATTTCAGTGGTGGCGCCATCTAAGAATACAAAACGTATACTAATTCAAAACTTATCTAGACTCCTGATCGCGCAGTAgtttaacaacaaatttttttttttattttctctagaaaatatgctttaatGTATAACATATGTTTCGTGATGCGTTTAATgtgtaatatgtaaaaatatgttgaattaattataaatgcatttaaagacCTATTTATAGCGAAAATAAACCTTACACAAAATTGTTTTGCTCtgttatctataaaaattacttgttactttgcattttagtttcttaaaagattttatttaattaaatctatcTAATcctttaaactagttttttttttagtaaaatgttcGATGTATTTAACAAAAggttaaatgcaatttttttatcacacaaaaaaaaaatttcattctcaaaatattttttttccttttgcaaatgcattttatttaatcggAAAAACTGACTCAAAAGTAAACCATTAAACTTGATTCAAccttaataaaagtttaaattattaacgaCTTCAGTtagtattgttaaataaaattataaaaagaaattaagtaaaaatcatatttatcatattaacaTAATAACGCTAATATTTAATTGGTTAAAATAGGTTAACACAGTATTTAAGGTTTTCAAGTAAAAGTGATCCTCCTTATTagctataaataaaacatttaaatcacACTTaaccaagtttttttaaacttatttataattataaataaataaataatatccttaattattattatttattattaatcaaataacCATTTTCTAACATAATAAGGTGAGATACATTATCAATGATTCAAAACATGTTAGCCaacagtcaaaaaattttaaaatatgttcgttatttttgttaaatgattgtatcttttcaaattacaaattttgcaaattttaaatttagtttcctaAGTTAACATATGCTTATAACCAGCATTTATAAATCTCAGAGTTTTAATAacgatttcaatattttaaactaattgatatttgaaataaaagtactaaaacaaaaataagttttgcaaatataaaaagtttcttgcagaaattgagtaagtttcctaaaaaaaaaaaaaattcctattgaaatagaatttttacacaatttgttgctttcttagatatttaaataaatattgctaacTCACATAATGAAACGAGTCTCAATTATAGTAAcccttttaaagcatttttttcttccttttttgttctaaaatttttagtttatttttattcagatctccctttttaaaataattagaaagtcTTTTTAACTATCAATAAGAAAATACTTGTCTATTAGTattcaattttatgaattaacatttcgaattcaagttcatttaatgtcaatcgtaaatggaaaatattgttggccatttatagttattagtgcaataagtttttatattttgatgacaataaaaatctctaaaattgcctatatgtaaaatatttagtatattttgcaacagatatcatgaaatttatattacttcataaagtctactggattttttcctattcatgttggcagctatgtatgaactataaaaaaagggaaatcgAACCCTTGGCGATATTTATTGAATGATAATAAATCCTTCTTTCAGCTGTTCGATATGGTCGTGTTCCGAAGAGGACGAGAGAACGTATGGAAGAGAGCAGAGTGACCCAATCTGAAGCTGACCAGTCTATTAGGGATATCGAAAGCAAGGAACTAGCCATGTACGATATGACACTGACCATTGCACAAGCTTATCACTCCAATTGCGATTATTCTGAATTAAAGACGAGGGGACTCGTGAGGAAACCTGCAATATTTGTAAGTATCCTTTTTCATAATCTTTATATCTATAAAGATTAGTTTTATAATCTTTATATCTATATAAGtatctttacaaaaattttaataaatgaaaagatcaaataaaagaaaaaaaattatcagatttttttttaatttacttttttttttgcttgtaactgatgaaaattaatgtaggtgatgttaaaaaattgttcttactTAAATTGTGCTAaaacaaagacatttttttaaagatttatttacaaGCAAAAGTATAATACCAgttatttgtttacttatcaaaaattctaCGTTTTCCCTTTCCCTTCACACTCCTTTGATAGTACCGAAAAAGAGCCTTCTGGTGCAAGTAATTAAATCGaatcactaattattttttagaaaaaataattgatgtaaATAACTATTATAGGTATACTcgattttgtaaaaagtttttcacattATAGACTGTATATTTCCACTTAAGTTTCAACTTTCTTTTCAACTGAGATAGGTGTCTTTTTTTCTAGAACAAGTAATGAAAGTGAATcactaattctttttcaaagcaaataattaatgcaaatccCTGTTAGGTCTTTTTCTTAGAGCGAGTAATTAATACAAaagacataaataatttttagaggaAGTAATTAATGCTATTCACTAGTAGGTCTATTTCCTGGTGTAAAACATTAATGCTCTAATAGGTCTATCATATCACTAATAggtcttttatttaaatcaaaaaattaatggaaatcaCTAAGGTCTTTCATGAGCAAATGCCTGGTGTATAATCCCTAATaggaagtgtttttttttttaatttttggatcaaattatgaaaCTCACTAACAAGTCTTCTTCCAAGAGAAAATGATTGACGCCTTCACAAACaggtctttttttaattaaataatcaatctaAATCACTAACAGGTCTTATTCCAAGAGTAAATGCATTATCACAAATAGgtctttttcttcttcgtttggatcaaataattaatgtaaatcaCTGACAGGTCTTCTTTCAAGAGCAAATTGCTGTTGCATATTTACTAACAAGTCTTCTTCCAAGATCAAATTGCTGTTGCATATTTACTAACAGGTCTTCTTCCAAGATCAAACTGTTGTTGCATATTTACTAACAGGTCTTCCAAGAGCAAATTATTGACGTATAAacactaatcttttttttttggatcaaaTAATCAATGTAAATCACTAACAGGTCTTAATCCAAGAGCAAATGAttgatgcataaaaaataataggtcTTTTCTTTGgatcaaataattaatgcaaatcaCCAACAGGTTTTCTTCCAAGAGCAAATTGCTGATGTATAATTACTAACGGGTCTTCAGAGAGcaaattattgatacataaacTCTAATAGGTTTTTTTTGGATCAAATAATCATTGTAAATCACTAACAGATTTTATTCCAAAAGCAAATGACTGATGCGTCTTTTTTAGAGCAGGTCTTAAAATGACTTCTTTGTGTTGTAGAGTCTCGACGAGTTCCACACAGGCAATGGGAATGATGGCCAGACACAAATAGCCTTGCCAGACAGCCTGGAGCATCAGAAGATCATTATGTGGCAACATTTTGCGGCTGCTCTCACACCTTCCATTCAGAGGCAGGTGGAATTCGCCAAGAAAGTGCCCAGTTTCCTAAGCCTAACTCAGGACGACCAACTAAGACTTATCAAGAAGGGATTCTTCGAGATCTGGGTGGTGCATGCATCTAGGCTAATCGCAGACAATACCATCACTTTCTCGGACGGCACCTACATCACTCGACAACAAGTTGAACTGATGTTTGAtgtaattttcattctatttcatatttgaattatttatagtttggTGTGCACTTTAATCACGAATACTACGGTGGTTCTATTATTTCTACTATGGACTTACGTTCcttcttatttatataaaaaaaaattttatgtttcataaaaaaattacagtgtgagtaaaattacagtaatttattttcatttcaaaatttaataagaaaataagaaagcaCCAGGTACCATATTATTCAAACTTCTGAATTCCGCTGGTAAATTCATatctattaaaaacataaattcacCAATACCCATCATATACGTTCTTACtgaaacttttttatgtaagtttatTCTAAATCTAAAATTCAGATTCCCCAATACCCATCATGTACGTTCTTACTGAGacatttttaagtaagtttATTCTAAATCTAAAATTCAGATTCCCCAATATCCATCATATACGTTCTTACTGAGacttttttatgtaagtttatTCTAAATCTAAACTCTAGATTCACCTATACCCTTCATATACGTTCTTACTGaggctttttatttattgtataatgTAAGCTCATTCTGAATCTAAACTCTAGATTCATCAATACCTATCATAAGTTCTTTCAAAggttttttacttattacttgaTGAAAGTTAATTCCgaaagaaaaattgttgattCTACATAACATTACATAATTCTGCATAAGCTTCTACATTCCATGATTCTAcataaatttctatattaaatgaTTCTACATAAGTTTTTCTGAGACTTTCCACTTGTTGCATAATGTAAGGTCTTTCAGAATCTACATTCACCATTGTTTGTCTCATGATGATTCAGACGCAAAATGCTctacttaatttcaaatatttatttattataatgaaagcTCTAAATTTGTTGACGTGAACTTTAGATGTAAGATATTACAATGTTCGAAGTTAACACTTGAAGAAATTTTAGTTATCAATATATCAAATATCGATACTACTCAGTTTATtgcatgcattatttttattgcgtaatgtttttttttaattgatgtttCCATATGTACCTGCAGAAACTTTCTACTTAATATAAGTTTATTCTGAATCTAAAATCTAGATAAACCATTTTTTGTCATAAGTTCTTTTAGAGACAGGAATTTCgtctaaatttcaaatataagtaGAAAGATAACATAAGTCTGTGTGTTACGAATTGTAAATGATAACTCTATGTTCTAagctaacttttttttgaaatttttcctaagtttaaaatataaataccatgtaatttatttcatgtatgaaatgttttattcttattgtaaAATGTAAGTTCATtctgaatggaaaaattaaattcttctttgtTCATCATTAACATTCTTCGAACACGTTTTCGTCAAATTTCTATTCTAGATgcataatttattgcattatgtaattttatttctcgtGTCGTCCGCTTAAACCTTTTGCTGTTGATTGTCTGCTTACTGTCACCAGTCGCTGAtggttaaattaattgaatcatCTGACAAGTCTTGAGAATAGGCTCTTTTTTTTGAGAGCTCAAAGCATGTCGACTTTTgccatcatatttttttaatcaaatgaagtTGTTACATTATCAAGGgttaaattaatgcttaaagtaaacactttaaaataatatatatctcAAATTTCGTGTAGAAAAgcgcaatttttttgttaaaaattttccattattattgcttagtttagtaattttatccaGAATAtagaatgcaaattttttgctCTTCATCATAAATTCCTATAATCATTTCCAAATCATAATTTAACTCTACTTGTTTCCGTTGATACACAATTTATTACTTCGCTTAATTTCTCCCTAAGTTCACGTGTCTTGAATCCCTGCAGATTTTCCTCAGAATTACATTAAtgaatattctttataaaattttttaaaaaaaattctttctggGCGTTCTTTACTATAACTGCAAGTACTTCGATTGAAAGATTTATTTGcgtgaaatttaaatcttttctcattagccccttccttctcgctcccgtgaaaatgacggggtgagatttcgccctctatttctcgctcccgtgatattgacgggcaggagtgttcagtagtaacgcgccaataagaataaaactaaatcatttcttttgcccggaaaacgtcttatttctcattttacacacaaGATgacagtaccaggatattttaaaggtaattgtagatagttagtttgttttaaactggttgcagcactaatcaaatacataatacaaatataaaagccaaaaaaatagacacttttatgaccattttcttaaaaattagccgatcgttaaggggttaaggtAACTTAAAGCCATTTTCTTTtcgtttatttcaaattatcattgCAAAGTTCTTTTTATCTCTTTACAGTACGAGTTTGCTTTGTCTCTGTTCAACTTCATGACGTCACTCAATAGCCTAGAACTAAGTGACTCCGAGATTGCTCTTTTTTCTGCAATAGTACTACTTACATCAGGTAAGTATTACTTCAACTCAATTTCACTTTGGATCTCTGGACATTGTTTACTTTATTATGCACGATTTAACACGTTACGGCTATTGaagtagttttattaattacttacatATACTAATAGAAGCACTTAAATATTTCCCTAAGAAATGCTTTATCTTAATCATCTACTACAATCTtccattttctttgaatttataataGGCGTAACGGTAAAAGTTTTAATCCCTACCTTCAGGGCAtgttttcatttctcaaaatcaGTAGCTAAAAAATACTAGTAGCAAAATCAGGATTcatacaaacaatttttaatgcgGTGTCGCAATGCGTTTTCTGGTGCAGAAAATTCAGCATAATCTGTGTGACTTATTGCAATGAAACCATCattgaatagaaaatattaaatatttatacttgtGTGGAAGTTTAAATACTCAAACGCGCAATTCagaatattgtatttaaatatcgaGGTTTTAAAAACGATGTGGAAATTGCCGGGCCGAAAGTAAAGTAACTCCAGAAAATGATTAGAAACGATTACGACGGTATATAGTTACAAAATAAGCGCGTTAAAAAATGATaagactaattttaaattcacgTGTTCATAAACATCATgttcaaaatatcattatttgaaaaaccatGTGTAGAAAACagtaagaacaaaaaataactgcaaaaaaaaattgttagaaaatgaCATAGATCATCGGTTCCCAATTTCTTTCGTCTGTGGAACCCTAAATAATtaaccatttctttttttgacgGAACCCCCATATTACAAATAAAGTTAAAGTAATTGTAAACGTTATTATaacctataaatatatatttaaaatatttaattagatgtatgaagatttttcatcgtttaatctttaataattttaaattatattttatgtctgACAGTTAAATTTATAGTCCTTGTGCTATGTCTAGTCTGAGTTTGTTTTAGGTTTATATgcataagctgaaaataaataaaataagcagaattatggttttcttcgaaataaaacttaaaagaactaCTATAAAGGGTGAAGATGGCTATtaaggaaacatatttcttaattaaaaaattatgttatttcattttgatttgaaaagcgcGATGAGgaatattaaagcaattttttacaattgcgTGCTCATTtctaagttaatttaattatgtataatgttattcgatatattatattttcgttcaaaaaattccatttctatttcattggcattttacttgaaataatttcataaaggcaaccgaaagattaaataaattatgaataactgGTTGGATCTAAATATAATGAAAGGATTCAAAACTAAtctgtaattataaaaagtactaaccCACGAAACGGGTCTAACTCTTTCACGGAACCCTAGTGTTCCTTTGAACATCGTTTGGGAATCGCTGACGTAGATAAACCATGGAATTAGTCGCCAATAAAGAgagtcaaaaagtgattacttaaTTTCGAAATTCAAGTATTGAAACATCGTATTAAAAAATCGACATTTAAAAAACCATGTTGAATTGGCATAAAAATGATTCTGAGAAACAATCTAAAAATCGATAACGGGATAGTTACAAATTAAGTAggccagaaaattttaactcaaatttcTATATTCACGTGTcttattaatattgtattaagaATATCGGAATTTGGCTGACCATGTCAATAATGCCGTAAAgacaaaaaatagcttaaataacTGCTTAGAAAACGATTAGAAAATTGACGACAGAATTAACGTGAATTAACGACAGAATAGCTATGAATCAGAcgcatcaaaaagtgattactcaaattcgaaCTTCGGGAGTCGCAATattatcgtattaaaaataccGAAGTTGGAAAAATCATGTGGAAATGATCGAAAAATAGCTAATAATAATTATCCATTCATTTTCCGATCCTTTTATCTACaaataaatatcgaaaaatttaCGTGTTTCAAGTTGCAAAGATTTTAAACGGTTTTAACTCACAATAGTTCAAATCCTTCGTTTTGCAATGATATAaagccaaaattttttaaacgttacAATTcgtaaagattaaaatattcacaaagaaaaatactaaatactcACGTTATGTGCTTCAAcctctaaaaatttaaacagttaattCTCAAGGATTTAAATGCCACAATTCGTAAACTAAACTCTTCAAGAACAAAAGATTTAATAGCTgactttcaaacatttaaatgctctcattttattttataatcatcttTGAACAGTGACGCGATTTTAGGGTATACGACtacacatttgcgttacagggagatgaaaaccacgaaaacttctcacggttagcctgacggcaggaggactctaacccatgatccgtctaccactgaggatgttttacatcagcactgttgtcggtgcaagccggatgcggaatttatatcgactgggatttgaacccggttcgcctcattggaaggcgaacgctctatcccctgatccatTGCAGCTCAAATGCTcctatttgcaataatttaattgctGTACTTTTGAATAATTCGAACGCCATTCTTTTCAATGATTTGGaatgacaaaattttatatttaacgatATCAATGTATATCAATGTccaaagatttaaaatgttaacttgCGAAGATTTAAGATCTTCATTTATCACAGTATTTTTAACGAgcaattttcttctatttcagAGCGATCGAATGTCGATAATTACAAGATGATAGACCAGATGCAAGAGAAAGTCACGGAGGCTCTGAAAATCCAGGTTGCAAAAAGCCACCCTGGAGAACCGAACACCTTTCCCATGCTCATGATGAAGTTGCCGGAGTTGAGATCACTTGGCGCAAAGCACGAAGAACACCTCAATTGGTTCAgggtgaatttaaattttgaactcgTCAAGATACCGCCACTCTTTGCTGAGGCGCATGACATGAACCAGCCACCACACCAGCAAATGAGATACGAACAGCAATAATTATAACAGTGTAAGTGGAGGCCAATTGCCAcctatatgttttaaaatgatatgacGCTAATCATGAAAATGGCGCTTGCGACATTGCCATGACGTTTGTGGCTTAATTTGTCTGTTTAGGTCAGGGATgagcaaacttttttggtcgcgggcaaaaaatcgagaaaaatttttttttggtgggcCAAgtgaaaacttcaaaatttaaaaaaaaaaaaaaaaaaaaaaaNCTCGGAacacgaaataaatatttaatgagatgaatgaaattgcgatttcattttcaaaagttcCCTATATTGAGGTTCGATGtgagatgtgcttattttaaggaacgagGCTAAATGCTTGTCTGTTAATCtacttctgaaataattttttctgaaataattgtttcatagttgaaaactcttgttaacataagattaagcaaacatagcactgattttctaggcatgaaatattaaattttggaaactagcttttggtaacgatttgtaaaactcaaactttgacatatttagaaacaactgcttcagatgattgttagattgtGCGCTCGTTGGAGCTTAAAATGCGCAGTCTGTCAcatgtgaagtacaattcacctacatattagattccataagtctgctcctcgagaaagacaaacgctAGTTGGAGTcaatctacggctattctataaagaacttctactttcaacattttaccaattgaagctgtctgtgctaactatttccatcaatttatgttttgtagaacaaaaatagagaaagtaaaaaggtcatcagtattttgttaaaaaagaaagaacagaaATAGCTTTAAACACAGTCGACAAGAAAttggatgtatattgtttatatgtttatatttgcCACGGATCGGCAAGCtaaaattctatccgcgggccggataaaatcttccggcgggccggataaaatctTTCGGCGGGCCACAGTTTGCCCATCTCTGGTTTAGGTGGTAAAAtttcgccaaattggcgatttaaaaaaatcaccttttaaaatatttatgttatttgttcgttttaaaatctcattattCCACTCGAATACgaaaagaaagggaaaataaTGCGAAATCTGACATAAAATCTAAATCTTAATATGCACCAAACAATTTTTAGTGGATTTTAACTGAGCAACCAACTACTTGAAGATTTTTAAtcgaacatttattttcaaaattgcatacTTCCATATCTTGAGTATAATAAGCATTGTTTCTTCcatgaatttttattccttgataaaaaatttttttatacaatgcgctaaaaaaaaaaaaaaaaaaaaaaaaaaaaaaaaaaaaaaaaaaaaaaaaaaaaaaaNaaaaaaaaaaacagacaccCTAAACAATAGTACtcaaaaatattggatttttaaatcttcagattttaatttaataatggtttaaaagtcCCACTAACGacatactaattaaaaatcgtAGCTTACGGTGCCTACTTACGACaggctaattaataattatggcTTAAAGGGCCCATTTTGGCatactaaataataatcatagattaaacttgatttaaataaatttttacgtttGATAGATTAAAATGCAAAACCTGCCTTATAAAcgttctctctctctctctctctctatttcattcttctttttttgtatatatgaaTATACTACAATATAAATGGTGTAGTaccttttttagtttaaatgtaattttttttttttttacttctggcATATCTCGTCACGTTgccattgaataaaaaattcattgcattcatttatgaaatttgcttactctagaaaaatttcattgaaaaaagttatgattattcatatttttaattaattcatacaAATGTTTTCATGATCATTAATTATGTAGTTTTAGATGACAAAATCTCAAATATGAAAGAATCCAAAATgtgttgattaatttaaaaacaaaatcccAGTAAAAGACTTTGCTAAgctttttatatcttaaaaattatttaacccaTTTTGTCCAagttctatatttaattatttaagcttatattttttaagaaaatgtttaggTTTTTTATCTTGCGCGCTAACCGTTTTTAGTTattgctattaaattaaaaaaaatgaagaaaaataaatattcaaagttttaaGAATGGAAAACTACGCTGGAAAATAAACAGCCATAaggaacaaaactaaaatttcaaatagattaaaatataatacagatTTCTCAATAGAGATtagcttttgatttaatgttctCATTTGCTTTACATAGATTCTTTACATAgaggtattatatttttattgctttacatAGATTCCTGGTGCACatgcactaaaattttaattgacacgttttagaatttatagaaaaattattttggattaatattacttaaagGCATAGTAATTTTCtagtataaattaatacaagttttaatgaattcaagattgttttaaatatattatttgttgttaaacGTCTTTCTGCTTTGTgtaaatgcataatattttcctagtacaaatacaaaactgttaTTAACGTATttgtatttcagttttattaagaGATTTTGTGTGATTAAATATCCTTATTACTTTACCACTACGTAATAGCCGTAATTcgcattttttagatttattaagtgctattataatttgatgaaacatttttattgctttacatTGCTACATTATAATTTGGAGTTAGAAATACATAATAgctttaattagcatatttaagatttctAAAGACACAGTTTacagtttttgaattatttctttacatttggtatactttttttttctcgtaccAATACACAAAAACAAGCTTTGATTTACAACAGTTAGTATATTTTCATCTAACGTTCTTATtgctttacatttattttcctggttcaaaaacacaaaagtttttattgactTATTGATTCTATTGATATTGCCTATTAATTGGCAAGagctattataattttattaattgttcttATTGCTTTACATACATTTTCCTGGTACAAACACACAAAAGCTTTTATTgacttattgtttttattgactATTGATTGACAAgagctattatatttttattaaatgtccTTATTGCTTTACATATATTTTCCTGGTACAAATACACAAAAGCTTTTATTGACTTATTCCAGATTTCTTACGTCGAAAGAAGCTGTCTTCAAGATGTTTTTCTGCAGCACTATGGAGAAAAGGactctataaaagaaaaaaaataatggaagaaaTCTGTTgtactaaaaatgaaagaaaaaaacgataaattcaattacaaaaaCTAGAGACTGGACTAAAATTTGTTGACGATTAAAAGCGTAATAAGCCCATGCATATTTGTTCTCAAGTAATTATTGGCTTtactttattgaattttgttagTCTTCAGGACCAATATTttgttagtatttattttattcattgctaTATGTTTTACCACCTTTACAAGATTGTGTTTGGTGATTGTTCATTATAGACATCATTTTTTTGTCTGTCCTTAACAAGAAAAGATTTGCAAAGGACGCTTAGGTAATATAATTTATGCTCCATTTGCTTGTGTAAGGCTTTTATGTCATCGTTTAAAATCGTCTGCTTTGTGGTACTAATCAATACATTtatcatttgattttataataattttaagaattgttcCTTCaccaattttaaatgatttcaaattgttttactatgaataaattaatatcatgaCATAAAATCagtattcatattattttttgaaaacgaaagttttttttttttttaccaattaatGTTGGAATTAAACTGATTCAAGTGGATGATTaaagtcttcttttttttaaaatcagtaatcgtctgcttttatttaaaagtcgTTTGTTGATCAATTATAGATTTAACAATTCTTATTCAcatgaatgttt
The nucleotide sequence above comes from Parasteatoda tepidariorum isolate YZ-2023 chromosome 6, CAS_Ptep_4.0, whole genome shotgun sequence. Encoded proteins:
- the LOC107436527 gene encoding ecdysone-induced protein 78C isoform X1 is translated as MDVFIKVEECGSAEDFTSSVTSTVVSPLGHPHDDQMADLGFDPASSTDFGIGLFDDKKTFFDPLAPMAEPVSTFHHNIKKDYNYEPVVTNIRPAAVVSSGDDMSYITSPVVTSGSPDLMGRSPPPFSPNSSGHSYPGITLLYEQKGVESSTTPQRKYVAQKGYSPSKSSSSSSDQSFTAADSNSSSTTKAFVPCKVCGDKASGYHYGVTSCEGCKGFFRRSIQKKIEYRCLRDEKCLVIRLNRNRCQFCRFKKCLDVGMSRDSVRYGRVPKRTRERMEESRVTQSEADQSIRDIESKELAMYDMTLTIAQAYHSNCDYSELKTRGLVRKPAIFSLDEFHTGNGNDGQTQIALPDSLEHQKIIMWQHFAAALTPSIQRQVEFAKKVPSFLSLTQDDQLRLIKKGFFEIWVVHASRLIADNTITFSDGTYITRQQVELMFDYEFALSLFNFMTSLNSLELSDSEIALFSAIVLLTSERSNVDNYKMIDQMQEKVTEALKIQVAKSHPGEPNTFPMLMMKLPELRSLGAKHEEHLNWFRVNLNFELVKIPPLFAEAHDMNQPPHQQMRYEQQ
- the LOC107436527 gene encoding ecdysone-induced protein 78C isoform X2, producing MEGYRGDSSSSNDIALPDVSSSSSSGWSSRTVKGEDGQDDSVGGGAVPSSSSDASTPQSREKSPPPVTQDQSFTAADSNSSSTTKAFVPCKVCGDKASGYHYGVTSCEGCKGFFRRSIQKKIEYRCLRDEKCLVIRLNRNRCQFCRFKKCLDVGMSRDSVRYGRVPKRTRERMEESRVTQSEADQSIRDIESKELAMYDMTLTIAQAYHSNCDYSELKTRGLVRKPAIFSLDEFHTGNGNDGQTQIALPDSLEHQKIIMWQHFAAALTPSIQRQVEFAKKVPSFLSLTQDDQLRLIKKGFFEIWVVHASRLIADNTITFSDGTYITRQQVELMFDYEFALSLFNFMTSLNSLELSDSEIALFSAIVLLTSERSNVDNYKMIDQMQEKVTEALKIQVAKSHPGEPNTFPMLMMKLPELRSLGAKHEEHLNWFRVNLNFELVKIPPLFAEAHDMNQPPHQQMRYEQQ